One window of the Chelonoidis abingdonii isolate Lonesome George chromosome 3, CheloAbing_2.0, whole genome shotgun sequence genome contains the following:
- the LOC116823200 gene encoding tudor domain-containing protein 6-like isoform X4 codes for MCSVQGIPSPGTTISLRVSFVDVHPEVPLVRLWGLLGERREEYARLHQDIQGKAGPRLVGAPGAVWPAAGAELCSGDLCLVELGDRWHRCRVVSRQGQHCRVFLLDEGRTVAADAYYLARGRDEFFHLPSEVLGCLLADLVPPGAGAAGAGGGEQPAASWSVGALEFLSYLNAKEVSGLVREVLMPQRLVLLELPWLLAQMHHLGLAKQVTPSCFRALAKRCLAMPRQPKPEPPGPTSAQQYPVATTPQPGPAALDFFYPRLQLGVTEPVLVTQISDPHRIYCQLQSLSQEIQRLSDSLHQIYEMAARQEQDPLPKPGSPCAARGIDGRWYRALLLEIFPGEQSRLVAQVICVDYGRNEFVTGANLRCLPLECFRMPVVTYPCSLQGISDGGCGWSRSQLSGLKALLLGKAVSARIEAYSPFEHLYYVNLYGENGLNLNCLYGVQTRCLAHRLLQGGQGAQERPEEEDAIPPKELGPPPDTLPATAAPRDPAAAHLPGVRVKVGVFYHARVSFIRDPSEFWLRLKEHLLPFSQLMRSMSDFYSRAQKLDVIVLEPQPRALCCAKWKENAYCRAVITSVLGNGVEVHLVDRGNREILDWYEVKELLPQFRELPAVALKCCLADVCPLGETWSKEAVAHFKRTVQSKELVIQVLGTQGDKHVIEVFDQSQTGEKNISKILSQGGYAKFQGADVPETLQKLSAQSLRQDPKEHAGEGELVSSTARKSGVQTKTVRDNIVLNPSVPLTVKDQPTAETCHLSSDSAPNGKKIKGNLNLPSSLIQYYLEIKPGSSYEGQLEVGSTVQVVISYAESPGYFWCQLSRNNQELKSLMAEIQDYCKTSAQPHHWASPVCLAKYSEDEQWYRALIISGECSAEQVEVIYVDYGNKELVSVENLCSINANFLKLKAQAFRCSLYNLIQPNGPDPFVWDEKAILAFQEFVDRRADHLELKCTIFALAAINNKELFNVVDLITPFQSVCHFLTEKGLARPVPPQKPLASSIQLHSYYYSSHDIKIGSEEEIYVTHVDNPWKFYCQLARSADVLEQLTNNIGRLSKVLHSLKMSQNPGNLYLARYTDNHWYRGAVLKTKPNKEVFFVDFGNTQVVKKEDLIPVPNDAYDILLLPMQAIKCSLSDISNVPKEATTWFETAVLDKPLKMIVVAKESDGKLIIELYDGNIQINAKMKEGLSLPRNRESNNYVENETLHSKNINAKEERNENMKSSAPYMKQSENKTWRSELQGEECNTKTSFVCKDVKHFQPAAKRELSTKFLGSVERFNSNNVFPSASTPLVDKKVGENKSLLFIKKEIKSDTVKADTVKTRNQGENSTLFPLKSLCDLPARNLVPGLKTLVYISHVNNPSDFYIQLASDEPQLNSISEGLNNKTGTEGLGQQQVQVGDLICAVFSEDGLWYRAVVKEKLSDEQISVQYIDYGNTSVVNICETSRLLEKYSSVPMMSINSSLAGVQSKQFTNWTQEAVSYFSERTSEVQINCEFVEKLRDRWEIVLYDEKGVIAVDLINETFGMREESQSTEALDRRESGADVTNQCEPLPFDENNKASSIIDTKSFFWKTPEVAQTVETYVTVVKGPEYFWCQMADPENINYLEKKLQEAGELEISNVDDFRSSIRSGDICIAKYSEDGKFYRAKVSSIKDNNLTVRHVDYGSEELVGREMIRQIPDLLLTIPMQAFPCCLSGFNSPEGSWSNEAKDKFYDMTAEYLVAVTVMEIQKDNSSEIPLSVVKVECNGKNINEEMKCFWKYNTDMTLANVQNDLSEKNEGPGTDNIDAICLEKAVASTGDAKQENSTLQDALLCAEPFHLTDNGCQNTAEIEEKVILKTANEQQTNFEILNKAETPLLKKESDSKTKIYVEPKTSEPQLLASSETKGLDLEPFEAQFLEDDELKAEMLELSPEVQSFLGEERKELLKLPSAEVQPFLDENVKLLELKQLQMHSSLDELKKLLLELESLEGHPSLGDKTKEEVLELESLEMQTSWTDETKEKLSELESLQVQLLDDETGEVMNLKSLEVSPSFSNRQNWLEMESSLEIQPVCEDERGKLFELIPCEVQISLGEETKERVDWDLDLLEVHQMKAAPTELEVESSLVKTLLSNGARKELEPEMHKPEMHKVQSLLGAERKEVLELVPSEVQASLSDKTRKDPLELEPSILELSVDSADQLSFLKTDLKKQVSACPVELCGVGKADSRGEKCKKWLTLQEKSCAEQMKPDLHEMFREYKTTLVIGESLRHKPSDEEEIEIREKQDVTLAGHGAEQSEHACNLEGFAVGSKCMVWTCLKWCEARILEISDEGTKVLNLSTGHEEIVNPENVWNGIPEVTKSPYEKKGLVVAQM; via the exons ATGTGCTCCGTGCAGGGGATCCCCAGCCCCGGCACCACCATCAGCCTGAGGGTCTCCTTCGTAGACGTTCACCCGGAGGTGCCGCTGGTGCGGCTGTGGGGCCTGCTGGGCGAGCGCCGGGAGGAGTATGCCCGGCTGCACCAGGACATCCAGGGTAAGGCCGGGCCGCGCCTGGTCGGCGCCCCGGGAGCCGTCTGGCCGGCGGCGGGGGCCGAGCTGTGCTCCGGGGATCTGTGCCTGGTGGAACTAGGGGACCGTTGGCACCGCTGCCGGGTCGTGAGCCGCCAAGGCCAGCACTGCCGAGTCTTCCTGCTGGACGAGGGTCGCACGGTGGCGGCCGACGCCTACTACTTGGCCCGGGGCAGGGACGAATTCTTCCACCTGCCCTCGGAGGTGCTGGGCTGCCTGCTGGCCGACCTGGTGCCGCCGGGGGCCGGGGCGGCTGGGGCAGGTGGCGGGGAGCAGCCGGCTGCCAGCTGGTCGGTGGGTGCCCTGGAGTTCCTGAGCTACCTGAACGCCAAGGAGGTGTCGGGGCTGGTCCGAGAGGTGCTGATGCCGCAGCGCCTGGTCCTGCTTGAGCTGCCTTGGCTGCTGGCCCAGATGCACCACCTGGGCCTGGCCAAGCAGGTCACTCCCAGCTGCTTCCGAGCCCTGGCCAAGCGCTGCCTGGCAATGCCCCGCCAGCCCAAGCCGGAGCCCCCCGGCCCTACTTCGGCTCAGCAATATCCTGTTGCTACCACTCCCCAGCCGGGCCCAGCCGCCCTGGATTTCTTCTACCCACGGCTGCAACTGGGGGTGACTGAGCCGGTGCTGGTGACCCAGATCTCTGACCCCCACCGCATCTATTGCCAGCTGCAGAGTCTTTCTCAGGAGATCCAGCGCCTCTCGGACTCCTTGCACCAGATCTATGAGATGGCGGCCAGGCAGGAGCAGGATCCGCTCCCCAAGCCGGGCTCCCCTTGCGCCGCACGCGGCATAGATGGGCGCTGGTACCGCGCGCTGTTGCTGGAGATCTTCCCCGGGGAGCAGAGTCGGCTGGTGGCCCAGGTGATCTGCGTGGACTACGGCAGGAATGAATTCGTCACCGGGGCTAACCTCCGCTGCCTACCCCTGGAGTGTTTCCGCATGCCAGTAGTGACCTACCCGTGCTCCCTGCAGGGCATCTCGGACGGGGGCTGCGGCTGGTCCCGCTCCCAGCTCAGTGGGCTCAAGGCGCTGCTGCTGGGCAAGGCGGTGAGCGCCCGCATCGAAGCCTACAGTCCCTTCGAGCACCTCTACTACGTGAACCTGTACGGGGAGAACGGCCTCAACCTGAACTGCCTCTATGGCGTGCAGACCCGCTGTCTGGCCCACCGGTTGTTGCAGGGCGGCCAGGGAGCGCAGGAGCGGCCGGAAGAGGAGGACGCCATCCCTCCTAAGGAGTTGGGGCCACCACCGGACACGCTCCCTGCAACTGCGGCTCCGAGGGACCCAGCTGCTGCCCACCTGCCGGGCGTGCGGGTGAAGGTGGGAGTGTTCTACCATGCCCGGGTGTCCTTCATCAGAGACCCGTCCGAGTTCTGGCTGCGGCTGAAGGAGCACCTCCTGCCCTTCAGCCAGCTGATGCGGAGCATGAGCGACTTTTACTCCCGAGCCCAGAAGCTGGACGTCATTGTCCTGGAGCCTCAGCCGAGAGCCCTGTGCTGCGCCAAGTGGAAGGAGAATGCCTACTGTCGGGCCGTTATCACCAGTGTGCTGGGGAACGGGGTGGAAGTGCACCTGGTGGATAGAGGCAACAGGGAGATCTTGGACTGGTATGAGGTGAAGGAGCTGCTACCTCAGTTCAGGGAGCTGCCTGCTGTAGCTCTGAAGTGCTGTTTGGCAGATGTCTGTCCCCTGGGAGAGACATGGAGTAAAGAGGCGGTGGCTCACTTTAAAAGGACAGTGCAGAGCAAAGAGCTGGTGATCCAGGTGTTGGGTACGCAGGGTGACAAGCATGTGATTGAAGTTTTTGATCAGTCTCAAACAGGGGAGAAAAATATAAGCAAAATTTTGTCTCAAGGAGGCTATGCAAAATTCCAAGGGGCTGATGTTCCAGAGACTCTTCAGAAGTTATCTGCTCAGTCTCTGAGGCAGGATCCCAAAGAACATGCTGGTGAGGGGGAGCTAGTGAGTTCAACAGCCAGGAAGAGTGGAGTGCAAACCAAAACAGTAAGAGACAATATAGTGCTGAATCCCTCTGTGCCTTTGACAGTCAAAGACCAGCCTACTGCAGAAACTTGCCATTTATCAAGTGACTCAGctcccaatggaaaaaaaattaagggaaaccTAAATCTGCCCTCCTCTCTTATACAGTACTACTTGGAAATAAAACCAGGATCTTCTTATGAAGGTCAGCTGGAAGTTGGTAGTACAGTTCAGGTGGTAATATCCTATGCTGAAAGTCCTGGCTACTTTTGGTGTCAGTTGAGTAGAAACAATCAAGAACTTAAGTCATTAATGGCTGAAATTCAGGATTATTGCAAGACTTCAGCACAGCCACATCATTGGGCAAGTCCAGTGTGTTTAGCTAAATATTCAGAGGATGAGCAATGGTACAGAGCTTTGATTATTAGTGGAGAGTGTTCTGCAGAACAGGTAGAAGTAATATATGTTGACTATGGGAACAAGGAGCTGGTTTCTGTAGAGAATCTCTGCTCAATTAATGCAAACTTTCTGAAATTAAAGGCTCAGGCTTTCCGATGCAGCCTTTACAATTTAATCCAACCAAATGGTCCGGATCCTTTTGTTTGGGATGAAAAAGCAATCCTAGCTTTTCAGGAGTTTGTTGATCGCAGAGCAGATCATTTGGAACTGAAGTGTACAATATTTGCTCTAGCTGCCATAAACAATAAAGAGCTGTTTAATGTTGTGGACTTAATTACGCCTTTTCAGAGTGTGTGCCATTTTTTAACCGAGAAAGGGTTGGCCAGACCTGTACCACCTCAAAAACCTCTGGCATCCTCCATTCAGCTGCACTCTTACTATTATTCTTCACATGACATCAAAATTGGAAGTGAAGAAGAGATTTATGTAACACATGTTGACAATCCATGGAAATTTTACTGCCAACTTGCCAGAAGTGCAGATGTCCTAGAACAGCTCACAAATAACATTGGTCGACTAAGCAAAGTACTGCACAGTTTAAAAATGTCACAAAACCCTGGAAACCTATATCTTGCAAGGTATACTGACAATCACTGGTACAGAGGAGCAGTTTTGAAAACCAAGCCTAATAAAGAAGTCTTCTTTGTAGATTTTGGGAATACACAGGTGGTAAAGAAAGAAGATTTGATTCCTGTACCCAATGATGCATATGATATCTTGCTTTTGCCAATGCAAGCCATAAAATGTTCACTATCTGATATCTCTAACGTACCAAAAGAAGCTACCACATGGTTTGAAACCGCTGTCTTGGATAAGCCTTTAAAGATGATAGTGGTAGCAAAAGAATCTGATGGAAAGCTGATAATTGAACTGTATGATGGCAATATTCAAATTAATGCAAAAATGAAAGAGGGTTTAAGCTTACCAAGAAATAGAGAGTCTAACAATTATGTAGAAAATGAAACTCTACACTCTAAAAACATAAATGCCAAAGAAGAGAGGAATGAAAACATGAAGTCATCAGCACCGTACATGAAACAATCTGAGAATAAAACTTGGAGGTCTGAACTCCAAGGAGAAGAGTGCAATACCAAGACTAGTTTTGTATGTAAGGATGTAAAACACTTCCAACCTGCTGCAAAAAGAGAGTTATCAACCAAGTTTCTAGGATCTGTGGAAAGATTTAATAGTAACAACGTTTTTCCATCAGCAAGTACTCCCTTAGTAGATAAAAAAGTAGGTGAAAATAAATCTTTGCTCTTTATAAAGAAAGAGATAAAGTCTGATACTGTTAAAGCTGATACTGTTAAAACTAGAAATCAAGGAGAAAATAGTACACTTTTTCCACTTAAAAGCTTATGTGACTTGCCTGCAAGGAACTTAGTGCCTGGTCTGAAAACTTTAGTATACATTTCTCATGTAAATAACCCTTCAGATTTTTATATTCAATTAGCAAGTGATGAGCCTCAACTTAACAGTATTTCAGAAGGATTAAACAATAAAACAGGAACAGAGGGTCTCGGTCAACAACAGGTGCAAGTAGGAGACTTAATTTGTGCAGTTTTTTCAGAAGATGGTTTGTGGTATCGAGCTGTAGTAAAAGAGAAACTATCTGATGAACAGATAAGTGTACAATATATAGATTATGGCAACACTTCGGTAGTTAATATTTGTGAAACAAGTAGACTGCTTGAAAAATATTCGTCAGTTCCAATGATGAGTATTAATTCCTCGTTGGCTGGAGTTCAGTCTAAACAGTTTACAAATTGGACGCAGGAAGCAGTGAGTTATTTTTCAGAAAGAACAAGTGAAGTTCAAATAAACTGTGAATTTGTAGAGAAACTCAGAGACAGATGGGAAATTGTTCTCTATGACGAGAAAGGTGTGATAGCAGTGGATTTGATTAATGAAACCTTTGGAATGAGAGAAGAATCTCAGTCAACAGAAGCACTTGACAGAAGAGAGAGTGGTGCTGATGTGACAAATCAGTGTGAACCTCTGCCTTTTGATGAGAACAATAAAGCTTCTAGTATAATTGACACTAAATCATTCTTCTGGAAGACTCCAGAGGTAGCTCAGACTGTAGAAACATATGTTACTGTTGTAAAGGGCCCAGAATACTTTTGGTGTCAGATGGCTGACCCAGAAAATATAAACTACTTAGAAAAAAAACTACAGGAAGCTGGAGAACTTGAAATAAGCAATGTGGATGACTTCAGATCTAGTATTAGAAGTGGTGATATTTGCATAGCAAAGTATAGTGAAGATGGAAAATTTTACAGAGCAAAAGTTAGCAGCATAAAAGATAACAACCTAACTGTCAGACATGTGGATTATGGATCTGAGGAACTTGTTGGCAGGGAGATGATTAGACAAATTCCTGATCTGTTGCTTACAATACCTATGCAAGCTTTTCCATGCTGTCTATCTGGATTTAATTCCCCAGAGGGTTCATGGAGTAATGAAGCAAAAGACAAGTTCTATGACATGACTGCAGAATATTTAGTAGCGGTCACAGTAATGGAAATACAAAAGGATAACTCTTCTGAAATTCCCTTATCTGTTGTTAAAGTGGAATGTAACGGAAAAAACATCAATGAGGAGATGAAATGTTTTTGGAAGTATAACACTGACATGACTTTGGCAAATGTTCAGAACGATTTAAGTGAAAAGAATGAGGGTCCAGGGACAGATAATATAGATGCCATTTGCCTTGAAAAAGCTGTGGCTTCTACTGGAGATGCCAAGCAGGAAAATAGTACTCTGCAGGATGCTTTACTTTGTGCAGAACCATTCCACCTGACAGACAATGGATGTCAAAATACTGCAGAAATTGAAGAAAAAGTGATTCTCAAAACTGCTAATGAGCAACAGACCAATTTTGAAATACTTAATAAAGCAGAGACTCCTTTATTGAAAAAAGAGAGTGATAGCAAAACAAAGATATATGTAGAACCAAAAACATCTGAACCACAGCTTCTTGCCAGTAGTGAAACAAAGGGCTTAGATCTTGAGCCATTTGAAGCACAGTTCTTGGAGGATGATGAACTCAAAGCAGAGATGTTAGAATTATCACCTGAAGTACAGTCTTTCCTGGGTGAAGAAAGAAAAGAGCTCTTGAAACTTCCATCAGCTGAGGTGCAGCCTTTCCTGGATGAGAATGTGAAGCTGTTGGAATTGAAGCAGTTACAAATGCACTCTTCACTTGATGAACTAAAAAAGCTCTTACTGGAGCTAGAGTCACTCGAAGGGCACCCTTCCTTGGGTGACAAAACAAAAgaagaggtgctggaactggagTCACTAGAAATGCAGACTTCCTGGACTgatgaaacaaaggaaaaattgtcagaactGGAATCACTCCAAGTACAGCTTTTGGACGATGAAACGGGGGAGGTAATGAACCTGAAATCACTTGAAGTGTCACCTTCATTTAGTAATAGACAGAATTGGTTGGAAATGGAGTCATCACTTGAAATACAGCCTGTATGCGAAGATGAAAGAGGGAAGCTATTTGAACTGATACCATGTGAGGTACAGATTTCCTTGGGAGAAGAAACAAAGGAGAGAGTGGATTGGGACTTGGACTTGCTTGAAGTTCATCAAATGAAAGCTGCACCAACTGAGTTAGAAGTGGAGTCTTCCTTAGTAAAAACTTTACTTAGTAATGGAGCCAGGAAGGAGCTGGAACCAGAGATGCACAAACCAGAGATGCACAAAGTCCAGTCTTTGCTTGGTGCGGAAAGAAAAGAGGTATTGGAACTGGTGCCATCGGAAGTGCAGGCTTCTCTTAGTGATAAAACAAGGAAGGACCCGTTAGAGTTGGAACCATCTATTTTAGAGCTTTCTGTAGATAGTGCAGATCAGCTTTCATTCCTCAAAACTGACTTAAAAAAGCAAGTGTCTGCTTGCCCTGTAGAGCTGTGTGGTGTAGGAAAAGCTGATAGCAGAGGTGAAAAATGTAAGAAATGGCTAACATTGCAAGAGAAGAGTTGTGCAGAACAGATGAAACCAGACTTGCATGAAATGTTCAGAGAGTATAAAACTACTCTTGTGATTGGGGAGTCCTTGAGGCATAAACCATCAGATGAAGAAGAAATTGAAATAAGAGAAAAGCAGGATGTGACTTTAGCTGGTCATGGTGCAG AGCAAAGTGAGCATGCCTGTAATCTAGAGGGGTTTGCTGTTGGCTCCAAATGTATGGTGTGGACATGTCTGAAGTGGTGTGAGGCTCGGATTTTGGAGATATCTGATGAGGGCACCAAG GTTTTGAATCTCTCTACTGGTCATGAGGAGATAGTGAATCCTGAGAATGTTTGGAATGGCATTCCTGAAGTGACTAAGAGTCCATATGAG AAAAAAGGGCTAGTTGTGGCTCAGATGTAA